TGTTCCATTCCAAAGGGATAGATGGTATGGGTTTGGCATCCCCCAAAATCTTGGTCCTTGGTGTGGGCAATGTCCTTTTGAAGGATGAGGGGCTCGGCGTGCATCTTGTGCGTCGGCTTGAGGCTTCTTATGCTTTTTCTGAAAATGTTGAGCTGATGGACGGCGGGACATTGGGCCTTCGGCTCTTGGACCCCATTTCCCAAGCGGATCATGTGATCGTGATTGACGCCATTCAAAAGGGCGAGGCGCCGGGAACGGTGCACAGAATCTCGGCGGAAGATCTTTCGAAAAAGGTGACGTTTAAGAATTCCATTCACCAGTTGGACTTAGTGGAAACTTTAGCCTACGCGGAAGTGCTTGGACAGCGTCCCAGTTGTATTATTATGGGCATGGAACCCCTGGATATAGAACCATGGGGCATCACCTTGACGGCGCCCGTGGCGGCTAACTTGAAGCAATTGGAAACCCTGGTCTTGGAGGAAATCCAAAAAGCGGGCGGGTCCTGGCTGCCGAGGTTTTTAGAGGTGAATCAAAAAGGTGAGGTGACGGATTATGTGTTTGGCGAT
The DNA window shown above is from Desulfosoma sp. and carries:
- a CDS encoding HyaD/HybD family hydrogenase maturation endopeptidase, with the translated sequence MGLASPKILVLGVGNVLLKDEGLGVHLVRRLEASYAFSENVELMDGGTLGLRLLDPISQADHVIVIDAIQKGEAPGTVHRISAEDLSKKVTFKNSIHQLDLVETLAYAEVLGQRPSCIIMGMEPLDIEPWGITLTAPVAANLKQLETLVLEEIQKAGGSWLPRFLEVNQKGEVTDYVFGDSGGDPRDP